The Candidatus Hydrogenedens sp. genome has a window encoding:
- a CDS encoding PHP-associated domain-containing protein, whose product MRLKFDIHLHTSIYSPCSLMEPEEMVESAISTGLDGIVITEHHYQWTDKEIEELKKKVFVNGLIIFSGAEITTDAGDLLVFGLPGKTISNWKNFVSVEEVIAEVNKHNGFCIAAHPTRNYHHFDHRLEALPIPAMEVMSVNMNVAEQEKASLWANKLNRIQTCASDAHRAFHVGKYWIEVEMEKPDRIDFISALKNKRFRMGSPNTNIKKCQSYE is encoded by the coding sequence ATGCGTTTAAAATTTGATATACATTTGCATACCAGTATTTATTCCCCATGTAGTTTGATGGAGCCAGAGGAAATGGTAGAGAGTGCTATATCCACAGGTTTAGATGGTATTGTTATTACAGAACATCATTACCAATGGACGGACAAAGAAATTGAGGAATTGAAAAAGAAAGTATTTGTAAACGGATTAATTATTTTTTCAGGGGCAGAGATTACTACAGATGCAGGAGACCTACTCGTTTTTGGATTGCCTGGAAAAACCATTTCAAATTGGAAAAATTTCGTTTCTGTGGAAGAAGTAATTGCAGAAGTAAATAAACATAATGGATTTTGCATTGCTGCCCATCCGACACGAAACTATCACCATTTTGACCACCGTTTAGAAGCATTACCTATTCCTGCTATGGAAGTAATGAGTGTGAACATGAATGTTGCGGAACAAGAAAAAGCAAGTTTATGGGCGAACAAACTAAATCGGATACAAACTTGTGCAAGTGATGCCCATCGTGCCTTTCATGTAGGTAAATACTGGATTGAGGTTGAAATGGAAAAGCCGGATAGGATAGATTTTATATCAGCATTAAAGAATAAGCGATTTCGTATGGGGTCGCCGAATACAAATATTAAAAAATGTCAATCTTATGAGTAG